In one window of Pseudobythopirellula maris DNA:
- a CDS encoding type II toxin-antitoxin system RelE/ParE family toxin, producing MSYWVEVTPEAQEEIDRYVLYLINEQQAPETALRMLHRIEAEIASLVTFPHAGFRPPEDGHRDYLIRCRLVDHSLVLYHVDDDAKKVFVIGFRHGARLPHPEQLPKDPPG from the coding sequence ACTGGGTCGAGGTGACGCCTGAGGCTCAGGAAGAGATTGACCGCTACGTTCTCTATCTAATCAATGAGCAGCAGGCGCCCGAGACCGCGCTCCGCATGCTACATCGGATTGAGGCGGAAATCGCTTCGCTAGTGACCTTTCCACACGCGGGCTTCCGCCCCCCCGAGGATGGCCACCGAGACTATCTCATACGCTGCCGCCTCGTCGATCACAGCCTAGTTCTCTACCACGTCGACGACGATGCGAAGAAAGTCTTTGTGATCGGCTTCAGGCATGGCGCTCGTCTGCCACACCCAGAGCAGTTGCCCAAGGACCCGCCGGGTTGA
- a CDS encoding superoxide dismutase family protein: MKIMFQHGLAPALALATGCALLISLVGCAPPDADAQQVTRSATEEKSADHQHPQSVRMKIGQPMHGVAILRATDGNEVSGNLSLQDTSRGLRITGVVAGLTPGEHGFHIHQYGDLSDPAGKSAGGHFNPSGEKHGGPHDDVRHAGDFGNIKANDKGEAIVDVLAPQMKLSYVLGRSIVVHGDADDLKSQPSGAAGPRVALAVIGLAEGS; the protein is encoded by the coding sequence ATGAAAATTATGTTCCAGCACGGCCTGGCCCCAGCCCTCGCCCTAGCCACAGGCTGCGCGCTCTTAATCTCGCTCGTCGGCTGCGCCCCTCCCGACGCGGACGCCCAGCAGGTCACCCGGTCGGCGACCGAGGAAAAATCGGCCGACCACCAACATCCGCAATCCGTGCGTATGAAGATCGGCCAGCCGATGCACGGCGTCGCCATCCTCCGAGCGACCGACGGGAACGAGGTCTCCGGCAATCTCAGCCTGCAAGACACCAGCCGCGGGCTGCGGATCACGGGGGTCGTCGCCGGCCTTACGCCCGGCGAGCACGGCTTCCACATCCACCAATACGGCGACCTGAGCGACCCCGCCGGCAAGTCGGCCGGCGGCCATTTCAACCCGTCCGGCGAAAAGCACGGCGGGCCCCACGACGACGTGCGTCACGCGGGTGACTTTGGCAATATCAAGGCCAACGACAAGGGCGAGGCGATCGTCGATGTGCTGGCGCCGCAAATGAAGCTGAGCTACGTGCTCGGCCGCTCGATCGTCGTGCACGGCGACGCCGACGACCTCAAGAGCCAACCCTCGGGCGCCGCCGGCCCCCGCGTCGCCCTGGCCGTGATCGGTTTAGCCGAGGGATCGTGA
- a CDS encoding SDR family oxidoreductase has protein sequence MTPPEAATAIGDPSDRGPKPPFEKQTQPYPGDTGAMSPTPDHGEESYRGSGKLTGGAAVITGGDSGIGRAVAIAYAREGADVCIAYLSEEDDAEETARLVRDAGRQAVTFRGDLREEAKCRELIDSAVERFGRMTVLVNNAAYQMTEEEPDDFSSELFDRILKTNIYAPFYLSKQALKHLPRGGSIINTVSIQAYSPSSYLLPYSASKSALVGLTKGLAEGAIEQGVRVNAVAPGPVWTPLIPATMPEDKVKNFGANTVFGRPAQPAELAPMYVWLASPEASYVTGEVYGATGGRSPF, from the coding sequence ATGACCCCCCCTGAAGCCGCGACGGCGATCGGCGACCCCAGTGACCGTGGGCCCAAGCCCCCCTTCGAGAAGCAGACGCAGCCCTACCCGGGCGACACCGGTGCGATGAGCCCCACGCCCGACCACGGCGAGGAGAGTTATCGCGGCTCGGGCAAACTCACCGGCGGGGCGGCGGTCATCACCGGCGGCGACAGCGGAATCGGCCGGGCGGTGGCGATTGCCTACGCCCGTGAAGGAGCAGACGTCTGCATCGCTTACCTCTCGGAAGAGGACGACGCCGAAGAGACCGCTCGACTGGTGCGCGACGCGGGCCGCCAAGCCGTGACCTTCCGCGGCGACCTGCGCGAGGAGGCCAAGTGCCGCGAGCTGATCGACTCCGCCGTCGAGCGATTCGGCCGGATGACCGTGCTGGTCAACAACGCAGCCTACCAGATGACCGAGGAAGAGCCCGACGATTTCAGCAGCGAGCTGTTCGATCGCATCCTCAAGACCAACATCTACGCCCCCTTCTACCTGTCGAAGCAGGCGCTCAAGCACCTGCCACGCGGCGGATCGATCATCAACACCGTGTCGATCCAGGCGTACTCGCCCTCGTCTTACCTGTTGCCGTACTCGGCGTCTAAGTCGGCGTTGGTGGGGCTCACCAAGGGCTTGGCCGAGGGAGCGATCGAGCAGGGGGTTCGCGTGAACGCCGTGGCGCCCGGCCCGGTCTGGACGCCGCTCATCCCCGCCACGATGCCCGAGGACAAGGTGAAGAACTTTGGCGCCAACACGGTGTTCGGACGGCCCGCCCAGCCGGCCGAGCTCGCGCCGATGTACGTGTGGCTCGCGTCGCCCGAGGCGAGCTACGTGACGGGCGAAGTCTACGGGGCCACGGGCGGCCGGTCTCCCTTTTAG
- a CDS encoding DUF1559 domain-containing protein — translation MVPAAFNRRVSRPTRGFTLVELLVVIAIIGLLVALLLSAVQAAREAARRSSCQNNLKNDALAALLYEESRKALPPGSTVNRVTGRNGLSLHVALLPYVEHDPLSKSIDQQVQQYAATDSERQPQNVYELDNVNEVAIESYVCPSDSEVIDNRNGDGAYAGTSYAGVSGSASSRSAEEGFVGDESGLCGVVNFDGVFFPGSKTRLSQVIDGTSKTLMLGERWYQLRGWAVGSFVQASAGPPDHYGPTPGACMSSTKNVDERYPLNSDPEGVGFYKGHEDDDRPAVPAPDDKTVSFNNLPFGSFHPGGANFARVDGSVALMNENVEPAVLAALASRDGGELEIE, via the coding sequence ATGGTCCCCGCCGCCTTTAATCGTCGTGTCTCCCGACCCACGCGTGGCTTCACGCTGGTCGAACTGTTGGTCGTGATCGCCATCATTGGCTTGTTGGTGGCGCTGCTGCTCTCGGCCGTGCAGGCGGCGCGCGAGGCGGCCCGCCGCTCGAGCTGCCAGAACAACCTGAAGAACGACGCTCTCGCCGCCCTGCTGTACGAGGAGTCGCGCAAGGCGCTGCCCCCCGGCTCCACGGTCAACCGGGTGACCGGTCGCAACGGCCTCAGCCTGCACGTGGCGCTGCTGCCGTACGTGGAGCATGACCCGCTGAGCAAGTCGATCGACCAGCAGGTTCAGCAGTACGCCGCCACCGACTCGGAGCGCCAGCCGCAGAACGTGTACGAGCTCGACAACGTGAACGAGGTGGCGATCGAGAGCTACGTTTGCCCGAGTGACAGCGAGGTGATCGACAACCGCAACGGCGACGGCGCCTACGCCGGCACGAGCTACGCGGGCGTATCCGGGTCGGCCTCGTCGCGCAGCGCGGAAGAGGGCTTCGTCGGCGACGAGTCGGGGCTGTGCGGCGTGGTGAACTTCGACGGCGTGTTCTTCCCCGGCAGCAAGACGCGGCTCAGCCAGGTGATCGACGGCACGAGCAAGACGCTGATGCTCGGTGAGCGCTGGTACCAGCTGCGCGGCTGGGCTGTCGGCTCGTTCGTCCAGGCGTCGGCCGGGCCGCCGGACCACTACGGCCCCACGCCGGGCGCCTGCATGAGCTCGACCAAGAACGTCGACGAGCGTTACCCGCTCAACAGCGACCCCGAAGGCGTTGGCTTCTACAAAGGCCACGAGGACGACGACCGCCCGGCGGTCCCTGCGCCAGACGACAAGACCGTGTCGTTCAACAACCTGCCGTTCGGCAGCTTCCACCCCGGCGGGGCGAACTTCGCCAGGGTCGACGGCAGCGTGGCGCTGATGAACGAGAACGTCGAGCCGGCGGTGCTGGCCGCATTGGCGTCGCGCGACGGCGGCGAGCTGGAGATCGAGTAG
- a CDS encoding acyltransferase family protein produces the protein MPENEAAKTAPKAPRLLSLDVMRGATILAMILVNNPGTWSAMYWPLGHATWHGWTPTDLIFPFFLYMVGVAMAYSLRKYEHGAKVDAAVWLRVGRRVAALLALGMLLNSSGRIFGHLLGGADSWNLDTLRWPGVLQRIALAYLGAAAVVLLWKAKLRFATAAALVVGYAALLLLTPTETPFEERLTPEGNIVRAVDLAVIGANHMYTRATSEPTDPEGLLSTLPSIATVLIGFMVGRYLQRRSLCMGVALRLLAAGLALAAVGQAWHTLDPALGGMPINKKLWTSSFVLLTGGLGTACLALCLVVFDLVGAKSSVVRSTATAFQMVGVNAILVFVGSGLVARLLSMTHVGEATTKGWLYQTLFAGPIGDPKLSSLCFALATVAFWWLIAWGLWRMKWTLRV, from the coding sequence ATGCCCGAGAACGAAGCCGCTAAGACCGCCCCCAAAGCGCCCCGGCTGCTGTCGCTCGACGTGATGCGCGGCGCCACGATCTTGGCGATGATCTTGGTCAACAACCCCGGCACGTGGAGCGCCATGTACTGGCCGCTGGGACACGCCACCTGGCACGGCTGGACGCCGACCGACCTGATCTTCCCGTTCTTCTTGTACATGGTCGGCGTGGCGATGGCCTACTCGCTGCGCAAGTACGAGCATGGCGCCAAGGTCGACGCCGCCGTGTGGCTGCGCGTGGGGCGGCGGGTCGCGGCGCTGCTGGCGCTGGGGATGCTGCTCAACAGCTCGGGACGGATCTTCGGCCACCTGCTCGGCGGCGCCGACAGCTGGAATCTCGACACGCTCCGCTGGCCCGGCGTGCTGCAGAGGATCGCCCTGGCGTACCTCGGCGCGGCGGCCGTCGTGTTGCTCTGGAAAGCCAAGCTGCGCTTCGCAACCGCCGCGGCGCTCGTCGTCGGCTACGCCGCGCTCTTGCTGCTCACACCGACGGAAACGCCCTTCGAGGAGCGGCTCACGCCGGAGGGCAACATCGTGCGGGCGGTCGACCTGGCGGTCATCGGGGCCAACCACATGTACACCCGCGCCACGAGCGAGCCGACCGACCCCGAGGGGCTGCTCAGCACCCTGCCGTCGATCGCCACGGTGCTGATCGGCTTTATGGTCGGCCGCTACCTGCAACGCAGGTCGCTGTGCATGGGCGTCGCACTCAGGTTGCTGGCGGCGGGCCTTGCGCTCGCGGCGGTGGGGCAGGCGTGGCACACGCTCGACCCCGCGTTGGGCGGCATGCCGATCAACAAGAAGCTGTGGACCAGCAGTTTCGTGCTACTCACCGGCGGGCTCGGCACGGCGTGCCTTGCGCTCTGCCTGGTGGTGTTCGACCTGGTCGGGGCCAAGTCGTCGGTCGTGCGAAGCACGGCGACGGCCTTCCAGATGGTCGGCGTGAACGCGATCTTGGTGTTCGTCGGCTCGGGACTCGTCGCCCGGCTGCTGTCGATGACGCACGTCGGCGAGGCGACCACCAAGGGCTGGCTTTACCAGACACTCTTCGCCGGCCCGATCGGCGACCCCAAGCTCTCCTCGCTCTGCTTCGCGCTGGCCACGGTCGCCTTTTGGTGGCTGATCGCCTGGGGGCTATGGCGGATGAAGTGGACGCTGCGGGTGTAG
- a CDS encoding Gfo/Idh/MocA family protein — translation MIRIGVAGLGFMGMVHYLSYQKLPGVKVVAIADRHPERLAGDWKGVRGNFGPAGQQMDLAGVATFATHEEMIDRADLDLIDICLPPALHADAAVRALGAGRHVFCEKPMALIVEDCQRMGAAADAAGKHLLIGHVLPFFPEYAWALREIRCGGHGRLLGASFKRVISDPAWLANYWNPAAVGGPLLDLHVHDAHFIRLAIGMPATITSRGSHRHGLPEHWQSLMGFDSGAVVHAESGVIGQPGRPFLQGFEIRLERATLAFEFAVDGDGENATAGYHCPPTIYDASGAATHVTLGDGDPMRAFEAELAHAVDVVAHGADPGPLACDLAADALTICSRQAESLQKQQA, via the coding sequence ATGATCCGCATCGGCGTCGCCGGCCTCGGCTTTATGGGCATGGTCCACTACCTCAGCTACCAGAAGCTGCCGGGCGTGAAGGTTGTGGCGATCGCCGACCGTCACCCGGAGCGCCTCGCTGGCGACTGGAAGGGCGTTCGCGGCAACTTTGGGCCGGCGGGCCAGCAGATGGACTTGGCCGGCGTCGCCACTTTCGCCACGCACGAGGAGATGATCGACCGAGCCGACCTCGACCTGATCGACATCTGCCTCCCCCCCGCGTTGCACGCCGACGCCGCCGTCCGCGCCCTCGGGGCGGGGCGGCACGTCTTCTGCGAGAAGCCGATGGCGCTCATCGTCGAGGACTGCCAGCGGATGGGCGCCGCAGCCGACGCGGCTGGCAAGCATTTGCTCATCGGCCACGTGCTGCCGTTCTTCCCGGAGTACGCCTGGGCGCTCCGAGAGATCCGCTGCGGCGGGCACGGCCGGCTCTTGGGCGCGTCGTTCAAGCGGGTGATCTCCGACCCCGCTTGGTTGGCGAACTACTGGAACCCCGCGGCCGTCGGCGGGCCGCTGCTCGACCTCCACGTCCACGACGCCCACTTCATCCGTCTGGCGATCGGCATGCCGGCCACGATCACCTCGCGCGGCTCGCATCGCCACGGCCTGCCCGAGCATTGGCAGTCGCTGATGGGGTTCGACTCGGGCGCCGTTGTCCACGCCGAGAGCGGCGTGATCGGCCAGCCCGGCAGGCCGTTCTTGCAAGGCTTCGAGATCCGGCTCGAGAGGGCCACGCTGGCGTTCGAGTTCGCGGTCGATGGCGACGGCGAGAACGCGACGGCCGGCTATCACTGCCCGCCGACGATCTACGACGCCTCGGGCGCCGCGACGCACGTCACGCTCGGCGACGGCGACCCGATGCGAGCCTTCGAGGCCGAGCTGGCGCACGCGGTCGACGTGGTCGCCCACGGCGCCGACCCGGGGCCGCTGGCCTGCGACCTGGCTGCCGACGCCCTCACGATCTGCTCCCGGCAAGCCGAGAGCCTCCAAAAGCAACAAGCGTGA
- a CDS encoding MFS transporter: protein MNSVATRLSAMMFLQFFTWGAWFVTLFLCLTQAGLGDYVATAYQSAPIAAIVAPLFLGLVADRLFPSQVVLGVLMLLGAGLMAAAAWAVQAGDGSLAVALLIAHMLCYMPTLGLGNSIAFANIDDPNHFPAIRVWGTIGWIAAGLLVGALGWSDSVNILWLGAAASAAFGLYSFTLPHTPPPARDKPLDLRSLLMLDALGLMKSAPFAVFILCSTLICIPLAYYYSYTSGLLADAGFEQPASTMTIGQMSEIVFMLLVPFFFRRLGVKWMLLVGMAAWVARYVLFAYGASGQAAWMLLMGVALHGVCYDFFFVTGFMYTDGKASPEVRGQAQSMLVFFTQGVGMFLGYWVAGERFAATMTSQDEYHATLAAASGEAAPTGFFESFGRMLSVSLPEGLDPQFVQQAMGQWREFWLLPAGMAAVVFVIFLAAFYEKPELTRTAADAPSTQPADEGAPE, encoded by the coding sequence ATGAACAGCGTGGCGACCCGGCTCTCGGCGATGATGTTCCTGCAGTTCTTCACCTGGGGGGCGTGGTTCGTCACGCTGTTCCTCTGCCTTACGCAGGCGGGCCTGGGGGACTACGTCGCCACGGCCTACCAGAGCGCGCCGATCGCGGCGATCGTGGCGCCGCTCTTCTTGGGGCTCGTGGCCGACCGGCTGTTCCCCTCGCAGGTGGTGCTCGGCGTGCTGATGCTGCTCGGCGCCGGCCTGATGGCGGCCGCGGCTTGGGCCGTGCAGGCGGGCGATGGCTCGCTGGCCGTCGCGCTGCTGATCGCCCACATGCTCTGCTACATGCCGACGCTGGGCCTCGGCAATTCGATCGCGTTCGCCAACATCGATGACCCCAACCACTTCCCCGCCATCCGGGTGTGGGGAACGATCGGCTGGATCGCCGCCGGGTTGTTGGTGGGCGCCCTGGGGTGGAGCGACAGCGTGAACATCTTGTGGCTCGGCGCCGCCGCGTCGGCCGCTTTTGGCCTGTACAGCTTCACGCTGCCCCACACGCCCCCTCCCGCACGCGACAAGCCGCTCGACCTGCGGAGCCTGCTGATGCTTGACGCGTTGGGGCTGATGAAGAGCGCGCCGTTCGCGGTGTTCATCCTCTGCTCGACGCTGATCTGCATCCCGCTGGCGTACTACTATTCGTACACCTCGGGCCTGCTGGCCGACGCCGGCTTCGAGCAGCCCGCCTCGACGATGACGATCGGCCAGATGAGCGAGATCGTCTTCATGCTTCTCGTGCCGTTCTTCTTCCGCCGGCTGGGCGTGAAGTGGATGCTCCTGGTGGGGATGGCCGCCTGGGTCGCCCGCTACGTGTTGTTCGCTTACGGCGCCTCGGGCCAGGCGGCCTGGATGCTCCTGATGGGGGTCGCGTTGCACGGCGTTTGCTACGACTTTTTCTTCGTCACCGGCTTTATGTACACCGATGGCAAAGCGTCCCCCGAGGTGCGCGGCCAGGCCCAGAGCATGCTGGTCTTCTTCACCCAAGGGGTCGGCATGTTCCTTGGCTACTGGGTGGCGGGCGAACGCTTCGCCGCCACGATGACCAGCCAGGACGAGTACCACGCCACCCTCGCCGCGGCCAGCGGCGAGGCCGCCCCGACCGGTTTCTTCGAGTCGTTCGGCAGGATGCTCAGCGTCTCGCTGCCCGAGGGTCTCGACCCGCAGTTCGTGCAGCAGGCCATGGGCCAATGGCGGGAGTTCTGGCTGCTGCCGGCCGGCATGGCGGCGGTGGTGTTCGTTATCTTTCTCGCCGCATTCTACGAGAAGCCCGAGCTCACTCGGACCGCCGCCGACGCCCCGAGCACACAGCCCGCCGACGAGGGAGCGCCCGAATGA
- a CDS encoding sugar phosphate isomerase/epimerase family protein: MTTPQESQDDWPLGVFASVDAGFGVRLDVAKALGVPTMHLHAPHETPPTRQAAEAFRRRVDELGLRVTVVFAGFDGESYADIPTVERTVGLAPETTRSSRLAELKAIIDYTQMLGVAATGLHLGFVPHDPADPQFDALMRATREACDYAAGRSVSIHLETGQEPAGVLLEFLDAVERPNLFVNFDPANMILYGCGKPLEALEQIAPHVRSVHCKDARWSDLPGETWGEETPLGEGDVDFGAFLALLKKIGYRGPLTIEREISQEPERQSEEIAHAAELLTRLKTELFTN; encoded by the coding sequence ATGACCACTCCGCAAGAGTCGCAAGACGATTGGCCGCTCGGTGTGTTCGCCAGTGTCGACGCGGGGTTCGGCGTGCGCCTCGACGTGGCGAAAGCGCTCGGCGTGCCGACGATGCACCTGCACGCGCCGCACGAAACGCCCCCCACGCGGCAAGCCGCCGAGGCGTTCCGCCGCCGGGTGGACGAACTCGGCCTACGCGTGACGGTCGTCTTCGCCGGCTTCGACGGCGAGAGCTACGCCGACATACCGACCGTGGAACGCACGGTTGGCCTGGCGCCCGAGACGACGCGTTCGTCGCGGCTGGCCGAGCTCAAGGCGATCATCGACTACACCCAGATGCTGGGCGTGGCGGCCACGGGGCTGCACCTCGGCTTCGTGCCGCACGACCCGGCGGACCCGCAGTTCGACGCCTTGATGCGCGCCACGCGCGAGGCGTGCGATTACGCGGCCGGGCGTTCGGTAAGCATTCACCTCGAGACCGGCCAGGAGCCGGCCGGCGTGCTGCTGGAGTTCCTCGACGCCGTCGAGCGGCCGAACCTGTTCGTCAACTTCGACCCGGCGAACATGATCCTCTACGGCTGCGGCAAGCCCCTCGAGGCGCTCGAGCAGATCGCCCCGCACGTGCGCAGCGTGCATTGCAAAGACGCCCGCTGGTCGGACCTTCCCGGCGAAACATGGGGCGAGGAGACGCCGCTCGGCGAGGGGGACGTCGATTTCGGCGCCTTCCTCGCGCTGCTCAAGAAGATCGGTTACCGCGGGCCGCTCACCATCGAGCGTGAAATCTCGCAAGAGCCCGAGCGGCAGAGCGAGGAGATCGCCCACGCGGCCGAGTTGCTGACGCGGCTCAAGACGGAACTATTCACCAACTGA
- a CDS encoding 3-keto-disaccharide hydrolase has translation MRLTTPLYRTGRVAAAAMLLLVAAGAPTVRAAAPAGFEAIFNGVDTTGWQGRAQIDPVKHNSLTDAERAERQTAADASFAAHWKVEEGQLINDGEGVFATTAEDYGDFELLLDWKIAPTTDSGVYLRGCPQVQIWNPDDPAKAKHDGALGSGGLWNNNPGAPGKNPLVRADRPVGEWNTFRIRMLGERVSVWLNDRLVVDDAVMHNYFDREAGLPESGPIQLQTHGAEVRFRNVYLKRLDGRK, from the coding sequence ATGCGATTGACGACTCCCCTTTACCGAACCGGCCGCGTGGCGGCCGCGGCGATGCTGCTTCTGGTCGCTGCGGGCGCGCCAACCGTGCGGGCCGCGGCGCCCGCCGGGTTTGAGGCGATCTTCAACGGCGTCGACACGACCGGCTGGCAAGGCCGGGCGCAGATCGATCCGGTCAAGCACAACTCCCTCACCGACGCCGAGCGGGCCGAGCGGCAGACGGCGGCCGACGCGAGCTTCGCCGCCCACTGGAAAGTCGAAGAGGGCCAACTGATCAACGACGGCGAGGGGGTCTTCGCCACCACCGCTGAAGACTACGGCGACTTCGAGCTGCTGCTCGATTGGAAGATCGCCCCCACGACCGACAGCGGCGTGTACCTGCGCGGCTGCCCCCAGGTGCAGATCTGGAACCCCGACGACCCGGCCAAGGCGAAGCACGACGGCGCGCTCGGCTCGGGCGGCCTGTGGAACAACAACCCCGGCGCCCCCGGCAAGAACCCGCTCGTGCGGGCCGACCGGCCGGTGGGCGAGTGGAACACGTTCCGCATCCGCATGCTGGGCGAACGCGTGAGCGTGTGGCTCAACGACCGTCTGGTGGTCGACGACGCCGTGATGCACAACTACTTCGACCGCGAGGCGGGCCTGCCCGAGAGCGGCCCGATCCAGCTGCAGACCCACGGCGCCGAGGTGCGGTTCCGCAACGTCTACCTGAAGCGGCTCGACGGACGGAAGTAG
- a CDS encoding exo-beta-N-acetylmuramidase NamZ domain-containing protein translates to MAVLLLLFGARTEAAAPQPSADAFDQQRLAAMRPLIAEAIARGELPGCVVAIGNADGVAFLEAFGDRVVEPQRVAMTTDTVFDMASVTKPVATGTSVMRLLETGKLRLRDKVGDLLPGWGRNGKEAITVEQLLLHVGGLIPDNSVADYRDGPEKAWERIYALAPVVEPGTEFKYTDVGFMTLGRIVEVLSGKTLDRFAHDEIFAPLGMTDSGYLPAETLHERTAPTTERDGEWIVGDVHDPRAWLLGGVAGHAGLFSTAEDLARYARMMLGGGQLDGVRILSPATVREMTRGRQAAGNVRGLGWDSNSVYSRNRGELMTDRAFGHGGFTGTGLWIDPGSDLFVVFLSSRLHPDDEGTVNDLIGKIGTIACSAIQSGPSAADSAERQPRRAAETRVTLGVDALARDGFAPLVGKRVGLITNHTGVDSRARRTIDVLVDSDAVDLVRLFSPEHGPSGVLDHGGIEDGVDPESGLPFVSLYGESRKPTPEQLAGLDVLVFDIQDIGCRFYTYIATMKLAMEAAAEHGLRFVVLDRPNPIDGVTVEGPMLDRSKESFVAAHSLPVRHGMTVGELAEMFAAEEGWELDLVVVPVEGWRPASLGHETGQLWVNPSPNMRRLTAAVLYPGVGLLETTNVSVGRGTDTPFEVFGAPWIDPWEFCEALNAEGVAAVTAMPRYFTPDASKHEGKRCGGADFVVTDRRGLDAVAYGLAIARVLHELYPDDWDAGRYNRLLSCEAIRQATLDGAELAELRRLADEGVDDFLQRREAFLLYPR, encoded by the coding sequence GTGGCGGTTCTGCTGTTGCTGTTCGGCGCGCGAACCGAGGCCGCCGCCCCGCAGCCCTCGGCCGACGCCTTCGACCAGCAGCGGCTCGCGGCGATGCGACCGCTGATCGCCGAGGCGATCGCCCGCGGCGAGTTGCCCGGCTGCGTTGTGGCGATCGGCAACGCGGATGGAGTCGCCTTTCTCGAGGCCTTCGGCGACCGCGTCGTCGAGCCGCAACGCGTGGCGATGACGACCGACACGGTGTTCGACATGGCGTCGGTCACCAAGCCGGTCGCCACGGGCACGAGCGTCATGCGGCTGCTGGAGACCGGCAAGCTCCGCCTGCGTGACAAGGTGGGCGACCTGCTCCCGGGCTGGGGGCGCAACGGCAAAGAGGCGATCACGGTCGAGCAGCTCCTGCTGCACGTGGGAGGCCTGATCCCGGACAACTCGGTGGCCGACTACCGAGACGGCCCCGAGAAGGCTTGGGAGCGGATCTACGCGCTCGCGCCGGTCGTCGAGCCGGGGACCGAGTTCAAGTACACCGACGTTGGCTTCATGACGCTTGGGCGCATCGTCGAGGTCCTCAGCGGAAAAACGCTCGACCGCTTCGCCCACGACGAGATCTTCGCGCCGCTCGGCATGACCGACAGCGGTTACCTGCCGGCCGAGACGCTGCACGAGCGGACGGCGCCGACCACCGAGCGTGACGGCGAGTGGATCGTCGGCGACGTGCACGACCCGCGGGCGTGGCTGCTCGGCGGCGTGGCCGGCCACGCCGGATTGTTTAGCACGGCCGAAGATTTGGCCCGCTACGCCCGCATGATGCTCGGCGGGGGCCAACTCGACGGCGTGCGAATCCTTAGCCCCGCCACGGTGCGCGAGATGACGCGCGGGCGGCAGGCGGCCGGCAACGTGCGCGGCCTTGGCTGGGACTCGAACAGCGTTTACTCCCGCAACCGCGGCGAGCTGATGACCGACCGCGCCTTCGGCCACGGCGGCTTCACCGGCACGGGCCTGTGGATCGATCCCGGCTCTGACCTGTTCGTCGTCTTCCTCTCCAGCCGCCTGCACCCGGACGACGAGGGAACGGTCAACGACCTGATCGGCAAGATCGGCACGATCGCCTGCTCGGCGATCCAAAGCGGCCCGAGCGCCGCCGACTCCGCGGAACGCCAGCCGCGAAGAGCCGCGGAGACGCGGGTGACGCTCGGCGTCGACGCGCTAGCGCGTGACGGCTTCGCCCCGCTCGTCGGCAAACGGGTCGGACTGATCACCAACCACACCGGCGTTGACAGCCGGGCGCGGCGCACGATCGACGTGCTGGTCGACTCGGACGCCGTCGACCTCGTGCGGCTCTTCAGCCCCGAGCACGGCCCCAGCGGCGTGCTCGACCACGGCGGCATCGAGGACGGCGTCGACCCGGAGAGCGGCCTGCCGTTCGTCAGCCTCTACGGCGAGAGCCGCAAGCCGACGCCAGAGCAGCTGGCGGGTCTCGACGTGCTGGTGTTCGACATCCAGGACATCGGGTGCCGGTTCTACACGTACATCGCGACGATGAAGCTGGCGATGGAGGCGGCCGCGGAGCACGGCCTGCGGTTCGTCGTGCTCGACCGGCCCAACCCGATCGACGGCGTGACGGTCGAGGGACCGATGCTCGACCGCAGCAAAGAGTCGTTCGTCGCTGCCCACTCGCTGCCGGTACGCCACGGAATGACTGTCGGCGAGCTGGCCGAGATGTTCGCCGCCGAGGAGGGCTGGGAGCTCGACCTCGTCGTCGTGCCGGTCGAGGGGTGGCGCCCCGCGAGCCTGGGGCACGAGACCGGCCAGCTGTGGGTGAACCCGTCGCCCAACATGCGTCGGCTGACCGCCGCGGTGCTCTACCCCGGCGTCGGCCTGCTCGAGACGACCAACGTGTCGGTCGGCCGCGGGACCGACACGCCGTTCGAGGTGTTCGGCGCCCCCTGGATCGACCCGTGGGAGTTCTGCGAGGCGCTCAACGCCGAGGGCGTGGCGGCCGTGACGGCCATGCCGCGCTACTTCACGCCCGACGCGAGCAAGCACGAGGGCAAGCGTTGCGGCGGCGCCGACTTCGTGGTCACCGACCGGCGGGGGCTCGACGCGGTCGCCTACGGCCTGGCGATCGCCCGCGTGCTGCACGAGCTCTACCCCGACGACTGGGACGCGGGCCGCTACAACCGCCTGCTGAGCTGCGAGGCGATCCGACAGGCGACGCTCGACGGCGCCGAGCTGGCGGAGTTACGCCGCTTGGCCGACGAGGGCGTCGACGACTTCCTCCAGCGCCGCGAGGCGTTCCTGCTTTACCCGCGATAA